A section of the Flavobacterium ardleyense genome encodes:
- a CDS encoding glycosyltransferase family 4 protein, with amino-acid sequence MKLLIITHVIHGKEKSYFGYSPYIREMNIWTKFAQQVVVVAPFQALVKSTIDLKYSHQNLICRRVESINFQTFTNSFRSLLKLPKIFYMICKEIESADHIHLRCPGNIGLLGCIAQIFFPSKKKSAKYAGNWDPKSKQPLSYKLQKWILSNTFLTKNMTVLVYGKWPNQTKNIKSFFTASYFDSDKLEIRTKSLQNEVQFLFVGSLSSGKRPLYAIKIVEELQRRGKTVSLDIYGEGEQRIILEQYIETRNIPHIRLHGNQEEHIIRDVYKSAHFLILPSKSEGWPKVVAEAMFWKCLPIASPVSCVPFMLNFGRRGILLEMQFEKDVAEILKILDQQDEYVMRVNDGMIWSRKFTLDLFKNEVHEIVKG; translated from the coding sequence ATGAAATTACTAATCATCACTCATGTTATCCACGGAAAAGAGAAAAGTTATTTTGGATATAGTCCATATATTCGAGAAATGAATATATGGACAAAATTTGCACAACAAGTTGTAGTTGTAGCTCCATTTCAAGCTTTAGTAAAATCTACCATTGATCTTAAATATAGTCATCAAAATTTAATTTGTAGAAGAGTAGAGTCAATCAATTTTCAAACATTTACCAATTCTTTTAGGTCGCTTCTAAAGTTGCCTAAGATATTTTATATGATTTGCAAAGAGATAGAATCTGCAGATCATATACATCTTCGATGCCCCGGAAATATTGGCCTGCTAGGCTGCATTGCACAAATTTTTTTTCCTTCCAAAAAAAAATCAGCCAAGTACGCTGGAAATTGGGATCCGAAGTCAAAACAACCTTTAAGTTATAAATTGCAGAAATGGATTTTGTCTAATACATTTTTAACTAAGAATATGACTGTACTGGTTTATGGAAAATGGCCTAATCAGACAAAAAATATAAAATCATTTTTCACTGCTTCCTATTTTGACTCTGATAAGCTGGAAATTAGAACAAAATCATTGCAGAATGAAGTACAATTTCTCTTCGTTGGAAGCTTATCTTCGGGGAAACGACCCTTATATGCAATAAAAATTGTAGAAGAATTACAAAGGAGAGGAAAAACTGTTAGTTTAGATATTTATGGAGAAGGTGAGCAGCGTATTATTTTAGAACAATATATTGAGACACGGAATATTCCACATATTAGATTACACGGAAATCAGGAGGAACATATCATTCGTGATGTTTACAAAAGTGCTCATTTTTTAATTTTACCATCCAAAAGTGAAGGTTGGCCAAAGGTCGTTGCGGAAGCAATGTTTTGGAAATGCCTTCCTATCGCAAGTCCAGTTTCATGCGTTCCTTTTATGCTAAATTTTGGTCGACGTGGAATTTTACTAGAAATGCAGTTCGAAAAAGATGTGGCAGAAATTCTTAAAATATTGGATCAACAGGATGAGTATGTTATGAGGGTCAATGATGGAATGATTTGGTCGCGAAAATTTACCTTAGATCTCTTTAAAAATGAGGTCCATGAAATAGTGAAAGGATGA
- a CDS encoding glycosyltransferase family 4 protein, with the protein MRILQLIDSLEAGGAERMAINYANALSEKIAFSALVATRKEGVLKATVGNQVDYLFLKKESTLDLRALRKLLIYCKSNNIEIIHAHSTSVFLAVLVKILKPSLKIVWHDHYGNSEFLVDRSTLSLKIILKFCDGAISVNSILLEWIQKELNFKNSIYLPNFVLEQNYEKPITTLKGQSGKRIVCLANLREQKNHILLIEVAKKLKENFPNWSFHFIGKDFQDEISESVRNLITAKELEEYVFLYDSCSDVQSVLKQANIGVLSSKSEGLPVALLEYGLAGLGVVVTDVGEISKVISTNLNGILVRSSNVDDFCQALTILISDQEKRDRMGFELTKTVKAKYTKDAVLNSYLNWIRRC; encoded by the coding sequence ATGAGAATTTTGCAACTTATAGATTCATTAGAAGCTGGAGGAGCTGAGCGCATGGCCATTAATTATGCGAATGCTTTATCGGAGAAGATAGCTTTTTCAGCTTTGGTCGCAACTCGCAAAGAAGGTGTATTAAAAGCTACTGTAGGAAATCAAGTAGATTATTTATTTTTAAAAAAAGAAAGTACGCTCGATTTACGCGCACTAAGAAAATTACTTATTTATTGTAAGTCTAATAATATAGAAATTATACATGCGCACAGCACTTCTGTCTTCTTAGCAGTGTTGGTCAAAATTTTAAAACCTTCGTTAAAAATTGTATGGCATGATCATTACGGAAATAGTGAGTTTCTTGTAGATCGATCAACCCTTTCGTTGAAAATAATTTTAAAATTTTGCGATGGTGCAATTTCGGTGAACTCAATTTTGCTCGAATGGATTCAGAAAGAATTAAACTTTAAAAATTCGATATATCTACCAAATTTTGTTCTTGAACAAAACTACGAAAAGCCAATTACCACCTTAAAGGGACAATCCGGGAAGCGAATTGTTTGTTTGGCAAATTTGCGAGAGCAGAAGAATCATATTTTATTAATCGAAGTTGCAAAAAAACTCAAAGAGAATTTTCCAAACTGGTCTTTTCACTTTATAGGTAAAGATTTTCAGGACGAAATATCTGAATCGGTTAGAAATTTAATTACTGCAAAAGAATTAGAAGAATATGTATTTTTGTACGACAGCTGCTCCGATGTACAATCTGTCTTGAAGCAAGCGAACATTGGTGTTTTAAGTTCGAAATCTGAAGGTCTGCCTGTTGCATTATTAGAATATGGACTTGCAGGTCTGGGTGTTGTTGTTACAGATGTTGGCGAAATTTCCAAAGTTATCAGTACAAATCTGAATGGAATTTTAGTGAGGTCTAGCAATGTTGATGATTTTTGCCAAGCTTTAACAATATTAATTTCTGATCAAGAAAAAAGAGATAGGATGGGATTTGAACTTACGAAAACGGTAAAAGCCAAGTACACCAAAGATGCAGTTTTAAATAGCTATTTAAACTGGATTCGAAGATGCTAA
- a CDS encoding O-antigen ligase family protein, whose amino-acid sequence MLKFNSNARNYLSIILFHAFLGLLFFIFPFFAKVYCAAILVVGAYFIIKNKNRNEEALYAAAYIVGAEVLLRMTGGNLLYEIGKYGVIIFIVLGMFFKGFSKNAVAYWFYLVLLIPGVVIAITDLDYNEDLRKSITFNISGPLALGIAALYTYQRKISSKQIDDLLLAIGLPIISCATYLFFYVPDVQDVITSTQSNFEMSGGFGPNQVATILGLGVFIYFSRMLFCSTNSLILLINLLIALMLAFRGLVTFSRGGMITGLVMLLILLLFTSLRINRGGKLKVSIFLLFISISLLGVFTYSSIKTSGLITNRYANQDALGRVKESQFSGREEIIKSEIGFFMRSPIFGVGVAMGAKLRNEASGLTILSHNEITRMLAEHGSLGILALFILLFTPVVLYLDNSNNLYLFCFLAFWLLTINHAAMRLAAPGFIYALALLKVIRPDEKNPLPRKQIRDKR is encoded by the coding sequence ATGCTAAAATTTAATTCTAATGCTCGAAATTACCTAAGCATTATTTTGTTCCATGCTTTTTTAGGGCTGTTATTTTTTATTTTTCCTTTTTTTGCAAAAGTGTATTGTGCTGCAATTCTGGTAGTAGGCGCCTATTTTATAATAAAAAATAAGAACCGGAATGAAGAGGCGTTGTATGCAGCTGCTTATATTGTAGGGGCAGAAGTGTTGCTTAGAATGACTGGTGGTAATTTGCTCTACGAAATTGGAAAATATGGAGTAATAATCTTTATAGTTCTCGGAATGTTTTTTAAAGGATTTTCCAAAAATGCAGTTGCCTACTGGTTCTATTTGGTTTTACTGATTCCTGGAGTTGTTATAGCTATTACAGATTTGGATTATAATGAGGATTTACGAAAATCGATCACCTTTAATATTTCTGGTCCACTTGCTCTTGGGATTGCTGCCCTTTATACCTATCAGCGTAAAATTTCGTCCAAGCAGATTGATGATTTATTGTTAGCAATAGGATTGCCGATCATAAGTTGTGCAACTTACCTTTTTTTTTATGTTCCCGATGTACAAGATGTAATTACAAGTACGCAATCAAATTTTGAAATGTCCGGAGGTTTTGGTCCTAATCAAGTGGCGACGATTCTAGGTTTAGGCGTATTTATTTATTTTTCAAGAATGTTGTTTTGCTCCACAAATAGTTTAATTCTGTTAATAAATCTATTAATTGCATTGATGCTGGCTTTTAGAGGGTTAGTAACTTTTTCTAGGGGAGGAATGATTACTGGATTGGTAATGCTATTAATATTATTACTATTTACTTCCCTCAGAATTAATAGGGGTGGAAAATTAAAAGTCAGTATATTTTTACTCTTTATAAGTATTTCTTTACTTGGGGTTTTTACTTATTCGTCAATAAAAACTAGTGGTCTTATTACCAATCGGTACGCAAATCAGGACGCGCTAGGTAGGGTTAAAGAATCACAGTTTTCTGGACGTGAAGAAATAATAAAATCTGAAATTGGATTTTTTATGCGATCTCCCATCTTTGGAGTTGGAGTTGCAATGGGAGCGAAACTTCGAAATGAGGCTAGCGGACTTACCATACTTTCTCACAACGAGATTACCCGAATGCTGGCCGAGCACGGATCATTGGGGATTTTGGCGTTGTTTATTTTGCTTTTTACACCTGTTGTTCTATATTTAGATAATTCAAACAATCTTTATTTATTTTGCTTTCTTGCCTTTTGGCTGCTCACGATTAATCACGCCGCAATGAGACTCGCGGCGCCTGGTTTTATTTATGCTCTCGCACTTCTTAAAGTTATTCGTCCCGATGAAAAAAATCCTTTACCTAGGAAACAAATTAGAGACAAAAGGTAG
- a CDS encoding glycosyltransferase family 4 protein, giving the protein MKKILYLGNKLETKGRSASTIDTLGPLLEVEGYKVRYASEKLNIVLRFCSMINAVLRYAKKSDFILIDTYSTLNFYYAFFCSQICRILKVKYIPLLHGGDLPLRLKKSPKLSSMIFNHSYRNIAPSEFLKYKFEQSGFTNIQIIPNSIVLENFPFLEREQMSPKLLWVRALAEIYNPIMALEVLQKIQQAHPNASLTMVGPDKENMLANLQDFALSAKLNVNFYGKLSRSEWGEISKSHSIFLNTSSFDNLPVSLLEAASLGLVIVSTNAGGIPHIFEDQTNSLLSPINDSATMSANITNLLQDEVLQNKLVANAHLLSAKFDWSLIKEQWRDVLNS; this is encoded by the coding sequence ATGAAAAAAATCCTTTACCTAGGAAACAAATTAGAGACAAAAGGTAGATCTGCTTCTACCATAGATACTCTTGGACCGTTGCTGGAGGTTGAAGGCTATAAAGTTCGGTATGCTTCTGAGAAGTTAAATATTGTCCTGCGTTTTTGCAGTATGATAAATGCCGTTTTAAGGTACGCGAAAAAATCAGATTTTATCCTTATCGATACCTATAGCACGCTCAATTTCTATTACGCTTTTTTCTGTTCGCAAATTTGTAGAATTTTAAAAGTAAAATATATTCCGCTCTTACACGGTGGCGATTTGCCGTTGCGGCTGAAGAAATCTCCCAAGCTCTCGAGCATGATTTTTAATCATTCCTATCGAAATATCGCACCTTCAGAATTTCTTAAATATAAATTTGAACAAAGTGGTTTTACCAATATTCAAATAATTCCAAATTCGATTGTATTAGAAAATTTTCCTTTTTTAGAACGGGAGCAAATGAGTCCAAAATTGCTATGGGTACGCGCATTAGCTGAAATTTATAATCCAATCATGGCGTTGGAAGTACTGCAAAAAATTCAGCAAGCACATCCCAACGCTTCTTTGACTATGGTGGGTCCGGACAAAGAAAATATGTTGGCAAACCTTCAAGATTTCGCGCTAAGCGCAAAACTAAACGTGAATTTTTACGGGAAATTATCTAGATCTGAGTGGGGTGAGATTTCAAAATCGCATTCTATTTTTCTAAATACTTCGTCTTTTGATAATTTGCCGGTAAGTTTATTAGAAGCAGCGTCTTTAGGACTAGTTATTGTAAGCACCAATGCGGGCGGAATTCCGCATATTTTTGAAGATCAAACCAATTCGTTACTCTCTCCTATAAATGATTCAGCAACAATGTCAGCCAATATCACAAATTTACTGCAGGATGAAGTTCTTCAGAATAAATTAGTTGCAAATGCCCACCTGCTATCTGCAAAATTTGATTGGTCATTAATAAAGGAGCAATGGAGGGATGTTTTGAATTCTTAA
- a CDS encoding exopolysaccharide biosynthesis polyprenyl glycosylphosphotransferase, giving the protein MPNTNRNSKIHFEISERRVLLRLIDIISVAAAMILLGQIFHIEYFNKIYNSWTYGLVLVLYLSAIGSIFEIYNLQIASNQFQSIKNVLLTSSLTVLFYILTPLYTPDLPNKRVEILFFYLAVVVPIFVWRMIYVRYFAANRFKKNAILVAESKDCQKLVKDLGLNDPHYTVVGYVNINKATYESEDSPNLKKVNSENVEKFVVENNVSDIIIATKETSEISINIYNQLIKLLESGYNIKEYSHLYEQLNQRMPVQYLEKDFFKYFPFSRSNQNRLYQFSARAIDILFSIAGLIVMIVLIPIIVIINLVANNGKLFYTQQRVGLNGENFKIFKFRTMTKNSEKDGAVFSTVNDIRVTPFGKFMRKTRIDEFPQFINILKGEMSLIGPRPERPIFVDQIAQNMPFYTTRHVIKPGLTGWAQVNYPYGETLEHSLIKLQYDLYYIKHRNIFMDIDIMVKTLSTVLFYRGQ; this is encoded by the coding sequence ATGCCAAATACGAATCGAAATAGCAAAATTCACTTTGAAATTTCAGAACGTCGAGTTTTGCTCCGGCTGATTGATATCATTTCTGTAGCTGCAGCAATGATCTTACTAGGTCAAATTTTTCACATTGAATATTTCAACAAAATATACAATAGTTGGACTTACGGACTTGTTTTGGTTTTATACTTATCAGCAATAGGATCTATTTTTGAAATCTATAATTTGCAAATTGCGAGTAATCAATTTCAATCCATTAAAAATGTACTGTTAACGAGTTCGCTCACCGTGCTTTTTTATATACTTACACCTTTATACACACCAGATTTGCCCAATAAGCGAGTCGAAATTTTATTTTTTTACCTAGCAGTTGTAGTTCCAATATTTGTCTGGCGAATGATTTACGTACGTTATTTTGCAGCAAATCGTTTTAAGAAAAACGCCATCTTAGTTGCCGAAAGTAAGGATTGCCAGAAATTGGTGAAAGATTTAGGTCTCAATGATCCTCACTACACTGTTGTAGGATATGTAAATATTAATAAAGCAACGTATGAATCTGAGGATTCTCCTAATTTAAAAAAAGTAAATTCAGAAAATGTTGAAAAATTTGTGGTCGAAAATAATGTCTCCGATATCATTATCGCCACCAAAGAAACTTCTGAAATATCAATCAATATCTATAATCAGCTGATAAAGTTGTTGGAAAGTGGTTATAATATCAAAGAATATTCGCACTTGTACGAGCAGCTAAATCAGCGAATGCCTGTGCAATATTTAGAAAAAGATTTCTTTAAATATTTTCCATTTAGTAGAAGTAATCAAAACCGACTTTACCAGTTTTCGGCAAGAGCGATCGATATATTATTTTCGATTGCAGGACTTATCGTTATGATTGTCTTAATTCCAATTATCGTCATTATTAATTTGGTTGCCAATAACGGAAAACTCTTTTATACACAGCAACGAGTAGGTTTAAATGGCGAAAATTTTAAGATTTTCAAATTTCGAACCATGACCAAAAACTCTGAAAAAGATGGCGCTGTATTTTCTACAGTGAATGATATTAGGGTGACGCCTTTCGGCAAATTTATGCGAAAGACGAGAATTGACGAATTTCCACAGTTTATTAATATTTTAAAAGGCGAAATGAGTCTCATTGGTCCTCGACCGGAACGTCCGATTTTTGTAGATCAAATTGCTCAAAATATGCCGTTTTACACCACAAGGCACGTAATTAAACCTGGCTTGACGGGTTGGGCACAAGTTAATTATCCGTACGGTGAAACTCTTGAACACAGTTTGATAAAGCTTCAATATGACTTGTATTATATCAAACATCGAAATATTTTTATGGATATTGATATTATGGTAAAAACCCTTAGTACGGTACTTTTTTACCGAGGGCAATAA
- a CDS encoding lipoprotein N-acyltransferase Lnb domain-containing protein, which yields MKICGSQFLLFILLSLFSLPQFQAEELSKNARVSVLTCGTGNEVYALFGHTAIRITDQATNLDIVYNYGAFDFATPNFVGKFAKGDLQYFATSEAFSDFVLQYKYEQRAIVEQELHMTDAQKQSLFDELSRVLVSNEGTYTYKFIDKNCTNMAVDLLNNILGSNVISKRENLNFTYRETLFPFFEGHFFEKLGTSIIFGTKVDQQATLLFLPIELLQSLGTTKISGKPLAEKAEVILAQPNQKPPFSWWNNWVVYLGVLLAILILNKKIISLTFLTLIGFIGLFFVVAGFWSLHGELAYNYNALLLNPLLLLFVALSLNKKTELLKKLTYLLSACFALYFILMLNKIHFWIVLPLFVTIVIIVLRMGLTKKPWILELVHTQLLIALGKKVPY from the coding sequence ATGAAAATTTGCGGCAGTCAGTTTCTACTTTTTATACTACTATCTCTATTTAGTTTACCACAATTTCAGGCCGAAGAACTCTCCAAGAATGCTCGTGTAAGCGTTCTTACTTGTGGCACTGGAAATGAAGTTTATGCGCTCTTTGGCCATACCGCGATCAGAATCACGGACCAAGCGACAAATCTTGACATCGTTTATAATTACGGCGCTTTTGACTTTGCCACACCAAATTTTGTAGGGAAATTTGCCAAAGGTGATTTGCAATATTTCGCCACATCAGAAGCTTTTTCCGACTTTGTTTTGCAATACAAGTATGAACAACGCGCAATTGTGGAGCAAGAGCTTCATATGACCGATGCTCAAAAACAATCCTTATTTGATGAGCTCAGCCGAGTCTTAGTTTCTAACGAAGGAACCTACACTTACAAATTTATCGACAAAAACTGCACGAATATGGCAGTAGATCTTCTCAATAATATCCTTGGCAGTAATGTAATTAGTAAAAGAGAAAACCTCAACTTTACATATCGCGAAACACTTTTTCCTTTTTTTGAGGGTCATTTTTTTGAAAAATTAGGAACTTCCATCATATTTGGAACAAAAGTAGATCAGCAAGCAACTTTGTTATTTCTTCCAATTGAATTGCTACAAAGTCTTGGCACTACTAAAATTAGCGGAAAACCTTTGGCCGAAAAAGCCGAGGTTATTTTAGCCCAACCAAACCAGAAACCGCCCTTCTCGTGGTGGAATAATTGGGTTGTATATCTAGGAGTTTTATTGGCAATTTTGATTTTGAACAAAAAAATTATTTCCCTAACCTTTTTAACCTTGATCGGATTTATAGGGTTATTCTTTGTGGTAGCAGGGTTTTGGTCTTTGCATGGCGAACTTGCTTACAACTACAATGCACTTTTGCTGAATCCATTATTACTGCTTTTTGTAGCGCTTTCGCTAAATAAAAAAACGGAACTGCTCAAGAAATTGACTTACCTTCTTTCGGCATGCTTTGCACTCTATTTTATTCTGATGCTCAACAAAATTCACTTTTGGATTGTGCTGCCACTATTTGTGACCATAGTAATAATAGTTTTGAGAATGGGCTTAACTAAAAAGCCTTGGATTTTAGAATTAGTCCACACCCAACTTCTTATTGCCCTCGGTAAAAAAGTACCGTACTAA
- a CDS encoding putative type IX sorting system protein PorV2 — protein sequence MKYNYLFLLLLTTAISSAQAVRKYSNEFMNIGVDAAALGMSNAVTASTNDVTSGYWNPAGLIGLEDGQVALMHASYFANIAQYDYIAYAKPIDDRSAFGISIIRFGVDDILNTTELIDQNGNIDYNRISLFSAADYGFTFSYARKLQVPGFQYGVNAKVIRRVIGKFANSWGVGFDIGLQFEKNDWQVGLMLRDITTTYNIWNIDEEEFAKIQAAIPGQNQELPESTEITLPKAQLGVAKKFVIRYDYSILAAANLNMRFARTNDIISSDVVSIDPAVGVEFGYIDLVYLRAGVGNFQNISQIDGSDKVGFQPNIGLGFKYKGIEVDYALTDLGDQSAALYSNVFSLKVDLGIFR from the coding sequence TTGAAATATAACTATCTCTTCCTGCTTCTGTTAACTACTGCGATTTCTTCGGCACAGGCAGTACGGAAATATTCGAATGAATTTATGAATATTGGTGTAGATGCAGCAGCTTTGGGAATGTCAAATGCAGTTACTGCAAGTACAAATGATGTAACTTCTGGCTACTGGAATCCAGCCGGACTCATAGGCTTGGAGGATGGACAAGTTGCCTTGATGCACGCTAGTTATTTTGCCAACATCGCTCAGTATGATTATATCGCTTACGCTAAACCGATTGACGATCGCTCGGCTTTTGGGATTTCGATAATTCGCTTTGGCGTTGATGATATTCTTAATACCACCGAACTTATTGATCAGAACGGAAATATAGATTACAACCGAATCAGCCTATTCTCTGCCGCCGATTATGGTTTTACGTTTTCGTACGCTCGAAAATTACAAGTTCCAGGATTTCAATATGGAGTAAATGCCAAAGTTATTCGCCGAGTAATTGGAAAATTTGCCAATTCTTGGGGAGTTGGTTTTGATATTGGTTTGCAATTCGAAAAAAATGACTGGCAAGTAGGTTTGATGCTTCGAGATATTACCACCACTTATAATATTTGGAATATCGATGAAGAAGAATTTGCGAAAATTCAGGCGGCAATACCTGGTCAGAATCAAGAATTGCCAGAATCGACCGAAATTACTTTACCAAAAGCACAATTGGGAGTGGCAAAAAAATTCGTAATTAGATATGACTATAGCATTTTGGCTGCAGCCAATTTAAATATGCGGTTTGCAAGAACCAACGATATTATTTCAAGCGACGTTGTGAGTATAGATCCCGCAGTAGGTGTTGAATTTGGGTATATTGATTTGGTTTACCTTCGTGCAGGAGTTGGAAATTTTCAAAATATTTCGCAAATTGACGGCAGCGATAAAGTTGGTTTCCAACCAAATATTGGACTTGGTTTCAAATACAAAGGCATCGAAGTTGATTATGCCCTGACCGATTTGGGAGATCAAAGTGCAGCCCTGTATTCTAATGTCTTTTCACTCAAAGTTGACTTGGGAATTTTTAGATAA
- a CDS encoding CDP-alcohol phosphatidyltransferase family protein, whose product MNIKAQVPNTITLLNLLSGCIALVYATNANYEMAFIWVCIGIFLDFFDGFFARLFNVSSPLGLQLDSLADMVTSGVAPGYVMFRMINENMSLPFEYFAFAGFLITLGSCYRLANFNIDERQTESFIGLPTPANALFILSLPLVLKYTDSLILLEILINPYILLGICLLSAYILNAEIPLFSLKIKKNFNWAANKLQLSFLVISVVLLALFQYAGIPLVIIFYVILSIINNRFFAKASL is encoded by the coding sequence ATGAATATTAAAGCTCAAGTTCCAAATACTATTACATTGCTCAACCTTTTGTCAGGCTGTATTGCTCTAGTATATGCAACAAATGCCAACTATGAAATGGCTTTTATTTGGGTTTGCATCGGAATATTCTTAGATTTTTTTGACGGATTTTTCGCCCGCCTTTTCAATGTATCTAGTCCACTCGGTTTGCAACTCGACTCATTAGCAGATATGGTGACAAGTGGCGTGGCTCCTGGCTATGTAATGTTTAGAATGATTAACGAAAATATGAGTTTGCCGTTTGAATATTTTGCATTTGCTGGATTTTTAATAACCCTTGGATCTTGTTATAGATTAGCGAATTTTAATATTGACGAAAGACAAACCGAGTCTTTTATTGGACTTCCAACCCCGGCAAATGCACTTTTTATTTTGAGTTTACCGCTGGTTTTAAAATATACAGATTCATTAATTTTACTCGAAATCCTGATCAACCCTTACATCCTTTTGGGAATTTGTTTGTTGAGCGCGTATATCTTAAATGCCGAAATTCCGTTGTTTAGTTTGAAGATCAAAAAGAATTTTAATTGGGCAGCAAATAAATTACAACTCTCATTTCTAGTTATTTCAGTAGTACTTTTAGCACTATTTCAATACGCTGGAATCCCATTAGTTATTATCTTCTACGTGATTCTTTCTATCATCAACAACAGATTTTTCGCAAAAGCGTCGCTCTAA
- the lptB gene encoding LPS export ABC transporter ATP-binding protein, with protein sequence MILRAENLVKTYKGRSVVKGISVEVNQGEIVGLLGPNGAGKTTSFYMIVGLVKPNSGNIFLDDKDITHDPMYKRAQHGIGYLAQEASVFRKLSIEDNILSVLQLTKLSKEEQIAKMETLISEFSLEHIRTNRGDLLSGGERRRTEIARCLATDPKFILLDEPFAGVDPVAVEDIQRIVAQLKNKNIGILITDHNVQETLAITDKTYLMFEGGILKAGVPEELVEDEMVRRVYLGQNFELRKKKLEF encoded by the coding sequence ATGATTCTAAGAGCAGAAAATTTAGTAAAAACCTATAAAGGTCGAAGTGTTGTAAAAGGCATTTCGGTGGAGGTAAATCAAGGTGAAATCGTAGGATTGTTAGGGCCAAATGGTGCTGGAAAAACTACATCTTTCTATATGATTGTGGGTCTTGTAAAGCCCAACAGCGGCAATATTTTTCTCGATGACAAGGATATTACCCACGACCCGATGTACAAACGTGCCCAACATGGCATTGGTTATCTAGCCCAAGAAGCGTCGGTTTTTAGAAAGCTTAGTATCGAAGACAATATTTTAAGCGTACTTCAACTCACCAAACTTAGCAAAGAAGAGCAAATTGCTAAAATGGAGACTTTAATTTCTGAATTTAGCCTTGAGCATATCCGAACCAATCGTGGTGATTTGCTTTCTGGTGGAGAACGCAGACGTACAGAAATTGCACGTTGCCTTGCCACCGATCCTAAATTTATCTTGCTTGACGAACCATTTGCGGGTGTCGATCCTGTGGCAGTAGAAGATATTCAGCGAATTGTGGCTCAGCTAAAAAATAAAAATATCGGTATTTTAATTACTGATCATAATGTACAAGAAACTTTGGCCATCACCGACAAAACCTACCTAATGTTTGAAGGTGGAATCTTGAAAGCGGGTGTTCCAGAAGAACTCGTTGAGGACGAAATGGTAAGACGCGTTTATTTGGGTCAGAATTTTGAACTTCGTAAGAAAAAGTTAGAATTTTAG
- a CDS encoding carboxymuconolactone decarboxylase family protein, translating into MPNKVQEFNNYRTQMNEKILNDDGNKIIKRIFNLDTNAYMAGALDVKTKELLGLVASAVLRCDDCIAYHLETAHKQGLTKVEVMEALGIATLVGGTIVIPHLRRAYEFWDALEENDQQ; encoded by the coding sequence ATGCCAAACAAAGTACAAGAATTCAATAATTATAGAACTCAGATGAATGAGAAAATTCTAAATGATGATGGAAACAAAATCATCAAAAGAATTTTCAACTTAGATACAAACGCTTATATGGCTGGCGCGCTTGATGTAAAAACCAAAGAATTGCTAGGCCTCGTAGCTTCGGCAGTTTTACGTTGCGACGATTGCATTGCCTATCACCTCGAGACCGCGCATAAACAAGGACTAACCAAAGTTGAAGTAATGGAAGCTCTCGGTATCGCAACGCTTGTTGGAGGCACAATCGTAATTCCTCATTTGCGACGCGCCTATGAATTTTGGGATGCTTTAGAAGAAAACGATCAGCAATAA